In the Gorilla gorilla gorilla isolate KB3781 chromosome 1, NHGRI_mGorGor1-v2.1_pri, whole genome shotgun sequence genome, CCTCTCTACTGGGCATGGCCCTGCAGTGCCTCAGCAACTCCTCACCAACCTAACTTCCCAGAAGGTCAGCTCATGTTCCTCTACCCATCTCCAGAGGCAGGGGTGAAACAAAAAAAGCAGCACTCCAAGGAGGGAGCCTCTCCCAGCCTCAACTCAGAGGCTTGTCTCAGAGGCGGCCTCACCCATTGGACTCCAGTGCCTTTCAACAGTTGAGTGGCTACCACAGTGTGTGTTTTCAGGGGaaggttcctatttctccaacaAACCCCATGCTGGTCAACTGCGAATGCAGCAAGGAGCCACCCAATGGGATTCCTCTCCGCCTCATAGTTCAGCCCAAATATTCAACTGAAAGCAAGTTAAGGGCATGCACAGGGTTTTTTGTGCAATGGCCTTGACCTTGGCCTGTAAAGACCACTAACCAACCAAgatcagagcctccagaagaccAAGTGGGGCCAGCAGGGGACCCTGGCCATTCCTTTCAAAAGAATTTTCATTCCTAAGGAACAACTGGCCAACTTGCCCAGTGGTCTTGACATCTCTTGCCACTTTCACGTACCCTGCCTGAGGGTTCAATTTAGCTTCTGTAGTAGAGTAAGTGTTGGTGTCCACCCAACAACCATTTACCCTACCCTTCAATTAGGAACGTTGTCACTCACCACCTCATGCTTAGTCCAAGCACCAAGGTGAATTGACTCCACCCCCCACTCTCAGGATGGCATAGGACTTGGGAATGGTGAGTTAgattattccattcccttcactGTGGCAACTGGACACATTGCTCAGAAAGCCAACAAAGCCATCAAGTTGCAATTAGGCTTTTTTCTGGGACTGCTGAGAATAAGGCAAGTCCATGATAATGAACTTGACCCTGGAGGAAGGTAGGCATGAAGCTGCTCAGTGCCACCGTATGAAGAGGAGAAGTTGGCATTAACACAGAGGAGAGAAGAGCAGAGCAGAGAAGACAGGACAGCTGATGGCACTGTGTGAGTTCCTGGATCAAACCTTGCCTGATGTATGCCTAGCATGCATCGCTACCTAAGCCAATCTATTGTCTTTCTAATAGAGGCcaatttgagttggttccatgtcttaaaaaagaaatagttttcaCAAATACATCTTCTGTTTCTTTGGCTGTCTTGACTTTGCACTGTGGACAGGGTTATCTGGTTAGACTCAGCCTTCATGGGTCTCTAACTCAGGACCCCACTTCCCTCCCAACTTCTCTTCTCAAATTCTTAGAACATTGCCTTGGGGCTTCTGGTTGGAAGCCAGGCTTTGATTCCAGGAGCTCCAGAGCTCCCCAAGTCGGGCAGCTGCAGGCTGTCTTCATCCACCACTAGATGCCAACCACTGTGGAAGCTCTATCCATTCTATCTTAAAGTTTCcagcccagacagtgaagactctGATCCCAGAGGCTGAGAAACAGCAGGAAAAGTCACTACTGTTCACAGAAGAGTAGGTGGGTGAAGCCAGTttttccaccaccaccaccacctcacaGCAGCCTAGACCATCAGAGCTCCTGCTTCTGAGCCACATTGGGAAAGCCTTGTGAGGTACATGATGCCCTTGTGCTATTCCAAAGTCCAGTCAAATGGACGAAAGTCACACGAAGTCTGGATCAATCTGGGAGCCTGAACTGCCCCTTAGGGAGGCTAAGAACAGCTCTTACCGGCTGATTCACTCCCACAAATGGCCACTGAATATTGTCAGCCCAGGTTTTCCCAACAGAGAATAGAGACAGCCACACTCCCACCTCCAAACCTGTCTTTTCTACCACGTCCTCTGGACATCAGGAGCATGCATTGTGTGGTTCTAGAACCTGGACCAGAAAGGTAACAGCAACCTCTACCCCCTCCCTAGCCCCACTATGCACCACCTAAATCAGCAACAGAGAGCCCTGTGGGAGGCTGGATGCCAGTGGAATCCACACCGCAGTACCAGCAGAGAAGAAAGATGGTCACAGTCCCTTTATAAAATGAACTAATGCACTCAGAATTCTCGTGGAGCAGGGAAAGTGCAAGAAGCTCATGTCAATGGTGCTGAGCACTCCATGGAAACCATCCTCCATATGGTGCCAGGTCACGGGCACTCCCAGGTCTTCCAGCCTTTTCTTGTACAACAGTGAATTGTCCCGGAGAGCATCGTACTCACAGCTCACGATGCAGGTTTCCGGGAGCTGAGACACTACATCATCTTCTGCAATCAGGGGCGAGCACATCGCATCCAGGACAACACTTACTTCCAAGTAAGCAGCTTCATTCATGGGCTCATGGGGCTTCAGTCGGTAACCCCACTTCTTAAACCTCTCAGGGATATTTTCTGGGCCCAACCACTTTCTGTACTTTTCCCAGACTTCAGCAGGCAAATGGGCACCTTTCATGATGACCTCTTGCCAGGAGGAGCTGAAATCCAGGTTTTGAAAAACACAGTAGCAGATAAAACTCCAGGTGAGCAGTGGGATGTTTTTCCTCTGTTGAAACGAAGGGGTTTGTAAATCCAGGGCTTGGAAAACGGCATAGATCAGGATCTGAGCCCGGATCCGGGGCAGATCTGGCCCGTCCACAAGTTTTTGACAAACCACTGCGGCTATTGCCCCTCCGAAACTGTCACCGCAGACCACAACCCGGGCTGGATCCACTCCATATGCATCCAGGGACTTCAGGAAGTGGATGGTGGCCACCAAGCAGTCTCTTACCGGCACTGGAAACTTATGCTTAGGTAACTTGCGGTAACTAAAAAGGAATCAAGAAACACAGTTGATAACGCCCCGGCAGATCCAAAATATCAGCGTCTAGCATCTTTTAGCCCAAATTAGTCCATTCACTTCCCTTTGTGAAACTTGAGCAGTTAAAGTTAGGtgtgaggcttaaatgagatGAGACACATAAAGCCCACATACCTAGGCAGGTGCCATTCCTACTGTCTCAATGCCCTAATGGGGGACCTGTGTCACGAGACATCCACCAATTGGCCAACAATGTAAATATCACCCACACCAGCCCCATCTTCCTGAACCTGCCTCATGTTGCTTCCCTGACTCACCTGCTCCTGCTTCCTGTTTTATGATTCTTGTATGAGCAACTTCAAGGCCTGCTTGGGTTTTTAATTAATCATGCCATACCTACAGATTTTGTTAGGGGAGATCTTGTAGACTTAAATACAGCAGGTTGGCCaggccggtggctcatgcctttaatttcagcactttgggaggctgaggtgggccgatcccttgagtccaagagttcaagcccagcctgggcaacatggtgagaccccacctctacaaagagtataaaaaattagctgggcatggtggtggatgcatgtagtcccagctactcaggagggtgaggcaggtggatcacttgggcctgggaggttgaggctgcagtgagctgtgatcatgccactgcactccagcctgggtgacagagtgagaccctgtctcaaagaagaaaaaaaaagcagggcctcaaataatgtcatttcattcaacattgtttcattatattgatgaaagaaagaaaaacgattccagcctgggctactacTGTTTGTGTGGAGTCTGCACATTCTCCTcatgtctgtgtgggttttctccCAGTCCtccagtttcctcccacatcccaaagatgtgtATGTTACATTCATGACCATGTCTAAATTGTCCTGGTCCAAGTGAATGTGGGTGTAGGTGTGAGTGTGCCCTGCAATAGGTGGGTGTCCTGTCCAGGGTTGGTTCCTGCCTTGTTCCCTGAGCTGCAGGGATAGGATCCAGCCACCCAcgaccctgaactggaataagtgAGTTGGAAAGGGAATAGatgaaggaatataaattattgcaaaataaaaatgcataaagccaaccgggtgcagtggctcatgcctgtaatcccagcactttgggaggctgaggcaggtggatcacctgaggtcaggagttcaagaccagcctgaccaacatggagaaaccccgtctctactaaaaatacaaaattaactgggcgtggtggtgcatgcctgtaatcccagctactcaggaaggctgaggcagaagaatcccttgaacccaggaggcagaagttgtggtgagccgagatcgcgctcttgcactccaacctgggcaacaagagtgaaaaaaaaattataaagtcagccaagcacagtggctcacacctgtaatcccagcactttgggaggccaaggcagatggatcgcctgagctcaggagttcaaaaccagcctgggcaacaaggtgaaaccctgcctctaccaaaaatacaaaaaaattagccaggtgtggtggtgtgtgtctgtggtcccagctactcaggagactgaggcacaagaatcgcttgagcccaggaggcagaggttgcagtgagctgagatcgtaccactgtactccagcctaggcgacagggtgagatcccatctcaaaaacaaaaaaatgcataaagTTTACAATAATCATACatctacacaaaaataaatgatgcAGTACAGAAGCTGTCAATGAGGCTGCCACATTTGTGAGTGGTTTTGAACTGGGAGACAGTCAGAGGTACTCCTGACAATTTTTACCTTGTAAACATTTATTCCTAGATTTAACCTACCACCAGAATGACCACcatcactcactgattcaccaaaaattgggtaaataattatctttttgtttttattaatcttttaaaaatacatgtatagctcacatttatttcaatttttaatattagcaggtgtttttctttatttagaagCTTAgggcaggcatagtggctcatacttgtaactcagcactttgagaagctgaggaagaaggattgcctgagctcagaagtttgagaccagcctgggcaacatggcaagacctcgtctctattaaagaaaattataaaacataaaagtagtaaaataaatttttaaaaaaattttttcataaattagctggtgtttttgtgaccagaattATACCATCAGAGCttgattctgtttatatcatTTAGCCTAGGTTTTGTAATAGGTAAAATTGGTTTCACTCCAAGTTACAGTTCCAAGAACCTGTCGACATTGCTGAGGACTGACTGTACCACCAGAGGCCAGAGCTACACAGCACTCTTCCAAACAAGCTATGCACACTCAACACCATTGCTGCCCTGCCTACCTGGTATTGCTAAGAGATTCCAGAAATCCAGGTTTTGTGAGAAAGTTCGCTATTTTTAAATGCTggccacaaattaaaaaaaaaaaaaaaaggcaaagaaacactCTATGGGAGCAACAAATAAAACTTCCATCAGctgtttccattccataccccCATTTCAGGCCACCCGGGAATAGGACATCCTGGAAAGCAATGCCCTTAACTCCAAAATCCTGTCTACCTTGGATTTAGAAAATAACTTTCTGGCGGAGACTTGCTAGCATGTTCTACTGACGATCTCTTGGTTTGGTACAATCAGAATGACAAGGTGTCCAGCAACATCCCATGATCCCATGGTAGAAACCCTTCTGGAGCTGAGAATTGTAAAGTCAGGGATTTATCCAGGTCTCTCTCTCATCTCatctcttgattttctttttttttttttttttttttttttttcagatggaatctcactctgtcacccaggctggagtgcagtggcgccatctcagctcactgtaacctctgccttctgggttcaagtgattctcctgcctcagcctcctgagtagctggggctacaggcacatgccaccacacctggctaatttttgtatttttagtagagacaaggtttcaccgtgttggccaggctggtcttgaactcctggcctcaagtgatccacccgccttggcctcgtgctgggattacaggcatgagccactgcacccggcttcatCTCTTCATTTTCTACTCACCTCAGGTAGCTGTGCCACAAGAAAGCTGGCAGATGTACCCCCACTGAGATGCAGAGAACTGATATTTCTTTAAAGTGTGTACCTTTAAATGAAACTACAGGGAAACTTAACCAGGAGGAACCACATGTGTGATGCTGCATCAGACAGCAGGACAGGGGACCCAATTGCCCACCACGCCCTCTTTGAGGCTCCAGGCTGGGCAGTG is a window encoding:
- the AADACL3 gene encoding arylacetamide deacetylase-like 3 — translated: MWVLALIFLAAACVFSLGVTLWVICSHFFTVHIPAAVGHPVKLRVLHCILQLLLTWGMIFEKLRICSMPQFFCFMQDLPPLKYDPDVVVTDFRFGTIPVKLYQPKTSTCTLKPGIVYYHGGGGFMGSLKTHHGICSRLCKESDSVVLAVGYRKLPKHKFPVPVRDCLVATIHFLKSLDAYGVDPARVVVCGDSFGGAIAAVVCQKLVDGPDLPRIRAQILIYAVFQALDLQTPSFQQRKNIPLLTWSFICYCVFQNLDFSSSWQEVIMKGAHLPAEVWEKYRKWLGPENIPERFKKWGYRLKPHEPMNEAAYLEVSVVLDAMCSPLIAEDDVVSQLPETCIVSCEYDALRDNSLLYKKRLEDLGVPVTWHHMEDGFHGVLSTIDMSFLHFPCSTRILSALVHFIKGL